Within the Plasmodium relictum strain SGS1 genome assembly, chromosome: 12 genome, the region attttttaataaaactattcttataataatgaaatttaaGTATACACAAATAAATTTccttattctttttatttatgttagATTATTCTTGTatagttttattatttatattatagaATTGgcaattaattttattaaaaaaaataggttaatgtatatattttaaattaaaatatggaTCAAGCAAAACATGTACaagatataattatataatgcttcattatttttaagtaGTTATCAAAAacctatttattttaataaaatgtacattaatattttttttttaattattttatttacagAATTAATcgttatgtatatatatttttgaatatttagatttttctattataaattttagtaCTTTATGttgcatatttttttcttttagaagtgttatgtataaaattatgcaatttattttttttttttcatccttttattatttatacaacatatttttacttttattttaaataaatttagaattgttaaatataataaaaattggaaattaaatttttttttatttttattcatatgataatattaaataaatataagaaaaataaatgtatttattcattcctatttaattattataataaataatagtgATAAGATACTGAATtagcatttaaaaaaaaaaaatagatatatgtaaaataaaaaaaaatcatgtTATATTATATCTAGGATAAACTACTTAATATTTGGGACAActgaataaaaaattttattcttattatgCTTATACTTCAAGCTTTTTTACCTTTTCATGCATTAAAAATATGGAATACATatgcatataaatatttctttaattataatggttaattactattattttcattttttatttaaataaaataatgaataaaatttCCGAAATGATtagatataaaaattgaataaaattaaaaggaaatattattttttttatataaatgtaaaaaaaaaaattatatatatagtattaGAACACaataatgaataaataatttatcatatatatcaatatatataaacttaaATATGCGAATACGAGTGCTAgagtaattaaaattattcacATAGTGATATGCactgatttattaaagaattaatatttaaatcattagTAATTAGTTCTGGCGGTATAGTAACTGACTGGCAACACATTTGACACATTTCTGTTAGACATTCCTCTTTATTACTATCATTTTCACATGaactttttaattcttcattaGAAGATTCAATACATGactttttaagaaaataaaaaatttctgATGTTTGAAGTACTTTTTCATCCAACTTTTGACATAATTTCTCACATGTTTTGGTATCTTCATCATTTTCTGAATCTATGTTTGCACAACAAGTTTTGCAAAATTCATTATTACAATTAAGATTCTCTTTATGATATTGATCACAATAAGCCAATCTATCaatgatatttttatgaGTAGCACAATAATATATATCTCttttaatatctttattGGATTCATCAAATGAATGCCTATCAATTTCTGtctctttttttgtttcatcCATTTCTTCtttctctttattatttatttctttatttatctCTTCTTTTATTGTATCTTCTcctatttttgaaaatataggAATCATGTTTTCAGAAGCTAAAGGTGGGGTAGGACTATAGGGTTTAAAATCTAAAGGATGAAGGAAAATATTACTAAATGCCACATTGTTACAATTATAAGATGTAAAACCGAATTTTTCTCCACTTTGTAAATTTAATCCTATTAAACTAAAAATTGGGTATGTCATCAAGCCACTACCCATATTGACATTGATACTATTGATACTAAACGATATAGTTACACGATTCCATACACTCTCTTTATATGCAGAAATAATTGATTTAGCTAATGTTTGAAATTTTCCATTGATATTTTGCCTTAAACGAGTAAAGGTAGAACCTATTTCTAATATAGTATAATTATTGGAatctaaaaatttaaatatagcACCTACAATACCATTGGTACATTCAGGATAAATAGAAAATCTTAATATTCCCGCTTGAcaaattttcttttgtaaAATGATAAAAGAGGGTATCTCATTATCTGAACCTCCTCTAATATTAGATTTTTGTAATATTACATGTTTTTCATTTCCTATGTTATTAAAATAGCTCCAATTCGATGGCCCATCGACTGCATTTTCTGGATCAAATACTGTATATGATTTGTTAAATTTTccaataaaaaattcttcatatatattacaaCTTAAAGGGGAAACATTATTAGATATCACTTCTTTTGCTAAACATTCAGCAGATTCAACAACTGGTTTTGTAAATTGGGCATTATCCACTCCGTAAGTGTAAAAACCAATAGTACCTGCTGAGTTAAAATCATCACTTACTATTATATTGGGATTTGGTAATTCATAAATTGgtttatttgttttaatagtagtaatttttattttcgaTCCCCGGCATTCTATTCTTACTACAAGCCAATTACCTTCATCAAATCCACCGTCGTTAATAACAGCCAATTCTGTTACTTCATTGttttcaaattttaataatcttttatatccattttgattattatttaattcaaacatataataattatatctaTCATATGCTCTGAAAATTAATCCAACGGATCCTGTCCCTTTTACGTAAATATAAGTTGAAAATACAAAATCATAAAAAGATTTATATCTTAAAAAAGCGTAAGTTCCACTAAATAAATTACTTATTCCATCTGAATTTAAAACACGTACATTTTGGCTCAACGTAGTTCCTGTTATACCTTCTTCTAAAGGGTTATCCATTATTTTCCATTTTCCTTCTTTCTGTAACTGCACtgaatttattatttctaatgtatcatatatattttccgTGTTTCCTAATTTCCAAGATTCAAATTCTTTTTGCCTTAGTCTTTCATCTACTAATGCTTCTAATTTatactttcttttttctaaCTCAGATGTAATTTTTGACGATAACAATTTTATCAAATGAGATACTTTCTGTACATCTTTTAATGTTTCATTAGACAATAATTCTAtgtttttttcaaaatgCTCTGTTGGTTTTAAATATCTTCTTGCATTAGAAACTATTTTTATGActtgtttgtttattaatGCTAAAAATGTTGGATCCGTACTCCCAACTTGTTTATTTACAATGGTAATCAAATCATTTATCGCATCGGCTGTTGATGGAtcaacataaatattttcattgtCTGTTATACTATCCTTAGAATTATCAATTTCAAGAAAAGTGAAATCATGCGTGTATGAGGGATTAGGACATTTGGGAGTAACATTAAACAGCTTAAAAGCAATTTCTtgattattatttacataacTTTCAGATATTATGCCATTTTGGAAAACTCCTTCAAATTCATTTAGAGCATTTACAATTCTtagatgaattaaaaaatgctTATCATAAGCACCTGCATGAATAGCTGATAAACAAATAGAGCTATCTTCagaatatatatttccttCTCCTCCAATTACAGTTGCTTCAGTATCTCTTTCTAAACAATCATGAGGACATTTGATTAAATATTCACTGCCaacaattttattaatttcattagaTTCCTTTAAAGTAGTTTTACAGTTTAAATTCACAAACTGTTCAGGTACATTAATGGAATCAATATTGTCAGAACAAACAAATGCAGACATTTCAGAATTAGATGAATCAAAAAAGGCAACCCCTTCACTATTTACACCAAATGTATTTCCTGTGGGATTCCCAAATTTTGATACAATATCATTTACATTTTCTTGAAAATCTAAGGAAAAAAAGGCTTCTGTATTTCTCCTAATGGCTAGAGGAACTGGATTAGTAATATTTACATTCataatatgaaataaattttttaaagaattcaTTTGATTTTCATGGTGTAAATGAATAGGATATAAACCATATGTTGCACACACATTTTCCACATCCtttaattctttaattaaattagtATCTATGGGAGGGACATAGTAAGTACCTCCTATTTTCATATCACAAAATACTCTCAAAACACGCTGGGAGCATGATGGTAGAACATAATAAAAACCTGATGGTGAACTAggtaatgttttttttaaatgaaagcAGTTGTCTGCTGGATTTTCTGGTGTTTGTCCTAATTCTTTTGTTGAAGTAGAATAATAAGTACTTAAAGAATTGATATTGACTATGTTCTGAGTTTGATTAATTAcatcataaatatttttaagaataatgttttttatattacttaTATCACTATTCCTCTTTTCCTTTTCTGTTTTGCATTTCTTCAGTTGAGGGTTCagtttttgaatttttaatgcttcattttgtattttttcgGCAAACTGTTGTAACTCTTTATCTaatctttttaattctaaACCTTCCTGCATAAGTACTTCGGACACGAATTCAAAAAAGTACTTATCTCTAGCATCATCtgaatcttttattttatcacaATCATCTACAATTGATTTAATTCTATTAGAATATactgaaaattttttaattccatAAAATAATTCGTCTTCTTCGGAAAATTCTGGGTTAGGTGTTATaagttttaatttaataaattgaGCTTCTGTGTTATGTAAATTGTTTATAGTACTTCTTAAAAAATTAGCTAAGTTGCTACTTACTTCCTCATAGTTTTCTCCATCATTACTCAAAAATATAGAATACTTTGTAGCTGGATACTTCCAGTCAATTATTACCTTTTGTAGTTTATATTTGCTTCCTAGATTCACATCAAAGTAAACAGAATCAGGGGTTGTATCAATGTTAAAACCTTGGGAAGCCCAAAATGTATCTAAGTTTCCATCTACAGCTTTATCTGGAGAAAATTTCTTATCTTGCCTTGATAAAGTGGAAGTAGCTTCTTTGTGAAGTGCAACATCTAAACTACCTGATTTAGAGCCATCCTGTGATAGACAAAAATTTCcatttcttaaaatttttaattgattaTTTGGTAATAGCTGCCAATTACTACGTCCATCATTATGCTCTAAGCTAGCATTACAATCTTCAAGTATAATTTTACCTCCATTAGCCgttaaattatcttttaaagttatgcataaattattaattggaTTATAAATTTGATTTTTTGCATTTAACTTCCATAAATCTCTACCATCTAAGTAGGAAATAGAATTAATACACCCATCTAAAACTAATTCATTTGTTTCATCTATTTGTAAACATAAATCTTGTGTTAAACTAGTCATTCCACTTTGTATTCTCAACGTTGGATCTTTGGATCCTAATACATTCACAAAATTAATACCAAAATATTCATGTAATGCATGTctcatatttaat harbors:
- the CCp2 gene encoding LCCL domain-containing protein, giving the protein MTKLFFNYVFIIFLLYFVFVKSEDDVSNTFFKFDNCEATSTFPSIGENGLPQYAAENAITKGSGYWCSEGKHNANDIVSWIGHLKNVRSLNGIIIHWAYSPGEVSVLASYDSNEPYEEIVPYQVIESRVGNVVQNIIFNHVIRAKSIKLNMRHALHEYFGINFVNVLGSKDPTLRIQSGMTSLTQDLCLQIDETNELVLDGCINSISYLDGRDLWKLNAKNQIYNPINNLCITLKDNLTANGGKIILEDCNASLEHNDGRSNWQLLPNNQLKILRNGNFCLSQDGSKSGSLDVALHKEATSTLSRQDKKFSPDKAVDGNLDTFWASQGFNIDTTPDSVYFDVNLGSKYKLQKVIIDWKYPATKYSIFLSNDGENYEEVSSNLANFLRSTINNLHNTEAQFIKLKLITPNPEFSEEDELFYGIKKFSVYSNRIKSIVDDCDKIKDSDDARDKYFFEFVSEVLMQEGLELKRLDKELQQFAEKIQNEALKIQKLNPQLKKCKTEKEKRNSDISNIKNIILKNIYDVINQTQNIVNINSLSTYYSTSTKELGQTPENPADNCFHLKKTLPSSPSGFYYVLPSCSQRVLRVFCDMKIGGTYYVPPIDTNLIKELKDVENVCATYGLYPIHLHHENQMNSLKNLFHIMNVNITNPVPLAIRRNTEAFFSLDFQENVNDIVSKFGNPTGNTFGVNSEGVAFFDSSNSEMSAFVCSDNIDSINVPEQFVNLNCKTTLKESNEINKIVGSEYLIKCPHDCLERDTEATVIGGEGNIYSEDSSICLSAIHAGAYDKHFLIHLRIVNALNEFEGVFQNGIISESYVNNNQEIAFKLFNVTPKCPNPSYTHDFTFLEIDNSKDSITDNENIYVDPSTADAINDLITIVNKQVGSTDPTFLALINKQVIKIVSNARRYLKPTEHFEKNIELLSNETLKDVQKVSHLIKLLSSKITSELEKRKYKLEALVDERLRQKEFESWKLGNTENIYDTLEIINSVQLQKEGKWKIMDNPLEEGITGTTLSQNVRVLNSDGISNLFSGTYAFLRYKSFYDFVFSTYIYVKGTGSVGLIFRAYDRYNYYMFELNNNQNGYKRLLKFENNEVTELAVINDGGFDEGNWLVVRIECRGSKIKITTIKTNKPIYELPNPNIIVSDDFNSAGTIGFYTYGVDNAQFTKPVVESAECLAKEVISNNVSPLSCNIYEEFFIGKFNKSYTVFDPENAVDGPSNWSYFNNIGNEKHVILQKSNIRGGSDNEIPSFIILQKKICQAGILRFSIYPECTNGIVGAIFKFLDSNNYTILEIGSTFTRLRQNINGKFQTLAKSIISAYKESVWNRVTISFSINSINVNMGSGLMTYPIFSLIGLNLQSGEKFGFTSYNCNNVAFSNIFLHPLDFKPYSPTPPLASENMIPIFSKIGEDTIKEEINKEINNKEKEEMDETKKETEIDRHSFDESNKDIKRDIYYCATHKNIIDRLAYCDQYHKENLNCNNEFCKTCCANIDSENDEDTKTCEKLCQKLDEKVLQTSEIFYFLKKSCIESSNEELKSSCENDSNKEECLTEMCQMCCQSVTIPPELITNDLNINSLINQCISLCE